TTCTAATGAAGTCACGAAATCACCTAAAATTGAATCAAACAGAAAGCTGAATGGGTTGAATAATTAGTCTTCGACATTATCTATAGTGCATATAGCACGCTCTATAGAAATAGAGCGATTTCCCTGATTCCCGACGCCCAATTCCAGGTCCATATGTTGGTAAATAGTTGCCAAGAATCTATGTCCTACAGTATATAGTCCTATAAGTCTTGCAGTTGAATGAATTtcgttatttttatggaagaggtggtacgggtcacctgatggtatatCACCGCAGATtgtactctcttgtaacaccagaggaatcacaacagCGTTGTGACGACCTTGGTACGTgacgggcgaggatcgaaccggggtcGCTTTTACAAATCGCTATCTTCAAAAGATATATGGAGTCGTTACGTGAAAAAGAAAGCTTCAACCTTATCTTTCTGTATAAACCAATGCTGTCGAAGAATTTGATGAGCAACTGTCACTCCGTCCGTTCATGACTgtgtatttcataaaataaaaatgttttcttgATTTATTGTAGGTATTTCGACTCATGCTACGGAACATGTTTACTATAGGAGTGATCGAAcggttaattaattaaaagagcACCCAAATGATAAGGCTGTGCTCATTCGTAAGATTGTTTTTTCGATGATATATCAAGGAGTACATTATATATCTGGCCAGTGCTGCGGGTGTGAGTGTACATTGTGCGTGCGTGTGTTGCAGAGTGCGGGGGCACTCAGCCCGCAGTCGTCGCTGGGGTCGCTGCACCCCGCGCACCTGCACCTCCCCGCGCACCCACCGCCGGCGCCCTGTGAGTGCACACGATACACGCCGCCACACACACACCGGCCGACTGATTCTGTATaatgaaatagttatttatgcaactgttatgtaataaggggtattaaaacacgaatgtggatttattaccccttattacattactcatgtgataatagtatctcatgagtgttttaatacctaattatcaacagttgcatataagactttatctacagccagaatatgaatcctctaaaagattctggaacagttagcttactgctaacattaaaacaccagtcctagtggTAGCcttatatcattcattactgattatatacaaataaactaagtattgatgtatcaattatttattttagtagtaatttacattttgtatagtgcaataattaaaatttactcgAATATTCGATAAtcactcattttttgtaaacaaaacaataaaaatatcgaagaaaaatggcggggattcgaataacctacttttttttacggcgcgcgacgttttGGTATTGTGgtacgcgcgtaaacgaaaatgttctttatttgaaattcatacagataccacgcatcgagcaataagaatgtggctgtctgttgaaactctttgcgcatgaagggatctaaaaaaaataggagtgttgttatgaaattcagtacaacattacatcactcgtttggatgatgtaatggttattagaacattgggtgttttaatgttggcaataagctaactgtttcagaatctttaatagaagatttgaagcatgggtgtagataaatatcaTAAACctatgtgtaaatattaatgaCTCGACTAGCCTCGTCGACGCGAGCCTTTTTGTTCTAGTGCTGGAACTGCACTAACAGTAATACTATTACTTAACGCATTACTTCTTAAATCatcatattgacatattttaacGTTAGGCTATAACTGGGAATGCAACAAATTTGGCACATCAAAGAgttaaacaattataaattcaTTCGAACAGAAATCGTAGTACCTTCTGGCATTCCCAGAAGGCTTTACTTGATAATTAGAACACATACTGTCTGTGTGCAACAATTATTGTAGAAATTGTTGTATAAGAACAAATTTCTTTTAGCATGAATCTTACCATAgtacgaaaaaaaattaaagaacttGTTGAACGTGAACGTGTACTGAAACTATATATCATACAgccttatatgtgtatatacgTTTATAGCCGACTCGGAATTCAAAACCAGGCCTTATTGCACCAGTACTCTTAACCCTTAGATGAAACCATGTAGGTATCCGGCGTTTGGCTTACCGGTCACACCCGTTGGGTATAGAGTGGAGGGTTTGAATTCCAAAATTTTGgcttttctttagtgttaattccgccaatatttcaaGTTCAagttgagtctcgtgccagattttggcgagactacacgtcctgaggatgcctcgtgtagaggcgaaacacgtgtcgaattgtttaaagacaaatattggcgaaattaacactaaagaaaactcaaatcatttgtattcctAAATTTTGCTATTAATGATAACTAGTATAGCTAGTAGAAAAGTCGCTATTTcggcaatatatttttaattctttcttcaaaaaatatttactgctTTCAAGAATTTGGCAGAGAACTacattattgataaaaaaatgtgataCAAAATGTGTGTGCTTGAGATGTTTAGTAGAAGAGATATACTTTAACAAATGGATTTCTCATCAAAGTAATAGCTCAATTGAAAGCTCTTCACTGTCGTAAATGAAAGACTCTTCAATGAAAGTAATGTTTGGCGACTATTATGAAGCTGATGGTTGACGCTCGACACAGGCGGGTCAGGGTCGTGTCCACTGGGGTCTGCGTGCTCGGCGTCCGTGCCCGTGTCGCACATGGGAACGCTCACCTCGCTGTCCAACATGGCGGGCCTGAGCTCACTGTGCGGGGGCGGGGCCAACATGGCGCCCGGCAGTGGCTCCGATGTGTACGCGACGGCCCTCAGCGCGAGAGAGAGGGGGCACTACGTGGCGTATGAGCCTCTCGGTCATTACACGCAGTGAGTACCACCACAATACCACATTCATCACATTAGCTTTTAGCTTTCCTCTTTATTCGTTCGCATTCGGTCAGTAGTtagagtttaatttttttttaatactaagtCCCCTACGTCTGttattggtccttcgagccgtaAATGTCATCTGTGTGAGTACTTGGTCTATTTATTGatcatatattttcatattgtaCATTAGTTAGTAGATAGTCACAACTGCGATTAGAAGAGCATTGGGCTGTAGTGACGGGTAACGTCTGCGCATGAGTTTAGTTACGttctaaatatgtatatatatagtcaggggcgtgcattaattttctagtaaggtagaatctaactagtcgtagttgagctttggaatatgagaAGATTGCTCACCATTGtatgtatttagtatctagcgtaaggaaaattttaataagtgGGTGTTAAATAATGGCATTAaactaactttaacactagtgctatattaaTTTAGGTTTATAAAGTGGTAGTCACTGCcaaattgcctatatgatatgcgtGCCCCTTTATATAGTGGTAAAATGTTTGATCACCTTGCTAAATACGATCTTAAAATTGAATACGGTAGTTTGTAAACTTATACTAATGTAAGAGATGCTTAAGAAAGATTACAATGTGAAGCGGGGACTTACTACTTTATAAATAGAAATGTACTCAGGCACCTcatgtaacaaaaaaaacagcAGCTCCACAGTGTagacttttaaattattatctgtACAATTTCTGCTACaaacaaaattagaattcattaaTCTTTCATGCTTTGAAAACCGTCGTAAAAAAATTGTACGTGTCCGTAGTAACTTCGAAACAAAAGTGTTCTTCGTGAACTCAAGGGCTACCgcccttttatatatatatattgttgtattatatattgtttaccAACAATGTTCGACTAATATCGTGGTGCCGCTGACCCACCTCGCGCACCCTTCACTTATCGCCAAATAGTAGTTAGATTGTTCCTACACTGCACAGGTGCATCGCTATTTGGGTGCTACAGATATATACGGCCACATATGAATCTTGTGTGTTTGTCGTAGCCGGGACTCGGTAAGCAGCGAAGCAGGCGCGGGAGGCGCGGCGACGTCGGGGAGCGGGTCATTGCCGCGGGGCGGGGCAGGCGCTAGGGGCGCCGCGCTACACAGCTTCACTCTTGACAACTCGTCCGAGCACTCCACTCCCTCACACTCTAAGGGTAAGTCGGCTGACCGCCTTATGCTAACACCGCAGAAACGATATGTAACaaacatgataatattattaggtgAATCGTGACCTTCGTTTTTTAACCTGGTGCATGATGACATATCCataaatctatttatatttttttatgtaataggaggacaaacgaccgtacgggtcacctggttttaaaTGATCACTGccccattctcttgcaaaaccaaaggaatcgcaggagctttgtcgacctttaaggaaggtgtgcgcgcttttacgaaggtacccatgtcgtagtgtcccggaaacacagcacaaggaagcttatttcacagctttgtagtaagtcgtgaaggtccttgaaaaccgcactgtggaggaccgccacacattcagatggtgggaatgatatcctaatttgtggcgtatcgaAGGTGTTATTCGGTTACATCGGTGATTTTCAGAtaaaatagctcttcggaacactccccgtaataaatgcgatagaagacacacaatgaagcgacgtctttactaaacgccaagtgatccagacgttcacagagcactgacaattcgagctgctctgcgttgcacgtggtcaaatggagcgagctgatactggggtgtgccagaccagagatgactgcaatactccatatgtggggGCGGACATGCGCTTTTTAGAGATatgtgctctatttatgacgtccagcttcttcgaagccaatttggctttgccctccagatgaccgcagAATTCAGgctactaggcgaggctttaagagggaggtgttgtcgaagagcgatgacacgacaaatagggttttttttaatggtaaacgcgcaaacttcagtcttctggggttaaattcaaggttcattttaccccattccgcgaccttctcaagagaggactcgatagaagacacgagattcttccggcactggtcgacgattggCGACACTTAGAATAACATAATTAGTTTATACAAATACTATCCTTTTACTTACTATGCTGGCACAGCGGCCGATAATGAACCTGGAGTACCGATCTCATCagatgaatatttttgttagtGAATGTGTTCATcgtcagccagaagacgtccactgctgcacaaaggcctcctccaaagatttccacgacgataggtcctgcgctCCCTCATCCAGTGAATGTTTTCCTAACAATgataagatattttaatatgttataaaattaatgGTATACTGCGTTGTTCCATTCTAAAATGACTGCTTATCTGAGTTGACTAAAGTTTCGGAAATTATCGGCAATGTTCGGTTCTGGCTTGCTCGGTACAAGTCAGCACCAACTTGCGTGGACCTTGTTCTAGAAATGCTGGCAGATCGGCGTTTGGCTCCAGCTTTGTTTATAAATACGTCGTAACATACAAAAGTGACTTAATGTTCTGTTGTGTTCCAACAGCGGGCAGCGCGCGCGACACGTCGCCCTACAAGAAGAGTGCCAGCTCGTCGCCGGGTCACGCACACAATCGCCTCCAGCTAGGTAACACATGCATCACTATTTTTTCCACCGCACAACACAAGCGGGGTTTTCACTCTACGACTACACTTAAACCGAGTACGAGCTGGCCAACATAGTCTAGCGTCCCAGTACCGTTTGCATCCTTAAACAATCAATATGACAACAATTTGTTGCGACTTGCGAGGTATCGAAGTGGTAACGAAAAGAGGAAGAACGCAGAGGAACAGTTTTAGACCTGTAATTGTAGTATAAATGAGTGCACTAAACACAGCGGACAAGTCTTTAAGCATGAGATCGAAAAAGTAGCAAGGAAAATGAAGTTAACCGGCTATAGCCAAACTTCTAATAATTCAGTCTACTTTTCCTTACAAGACaccattttgttttacaaaatggTCCGAGTGAACTCGTATTAATAGAACCGCGTCCTAGTAGTCATAAAAACTCGGTTTGAGTCTGCTCGGACTAAGGCTCGGTTAAGGCGTGGAAACACGCCTTAAATGCCGACTTGGAGAGTTGAAATACTTGGTTGGCACAAGTTTAATAcagtgaaattaaattattacaaaatatattttctatagaATAGTTTAATAAATTGCTTCAAAAAAATCTGTATATCTATTGCGATCCATCAACAACAACAACCACACGAACGTGCACCTAGCGAAGGTGTACGGTCGGTTGGTCGTTGTGTTAGTGTGGTGTGTGACCGCCAGGCGGGAGCGTGGCGCACTGCTCTTCGGAGCTGGAGCCGCTGACGCCGTCTCGTTCCACCGAGCGCCTGCATCGCGACATGCAGAACCTGGAGGGACTCATGAAGGACCTGTCCGCCATCACGCAGCAGCAGTTCCACTGCTGAGACACCGCGAGTCGCGACCCACGACACCTTATGTGCTCAAACTAATCGTGCAATAGACAATGGAATTGAAAATGGCGGCTCACTGTCACTGTGTCGACgccatattttaaatttccaaaaattttaatacgctcaagttgtgtgtatttgtaGAATACAACACCGACAATTAtcaacagttatttttttttcgtttgatAGGGTATATTATACTTGTTCGTTCGCTATAAATAAGGGAGACGCCATTTTTAGTCCCAATTCTTATCGCGCGACTAGAACGTTCCGGATAGAGACTGCAGAGTTGGCGAACGCCGGTGTCGGAGAATATATCAAAGACTAAACTGTAAAATAGACATTGAGTGTTATTGTTGAACTTGTTTTGTTATGTGGAGCTCACGTGACGCGAAATATCAAATGATTAATACTTTTTGGCTTTAACAAgactgttatattttaattgtaatacatTTAGCGGCCTCGAGACTTACGATACGTTCCTGGCCTACTACCAAAGTCCGCCGATTTATGGTGAGTCACTATTCGTAATATacgaagtattttatttaaaattattttacttatttgtttCTGAGTTGGAAGGCAACATTTTTACTAGACGAGgccattaattaattttaatgaaatttcgttaagctttattttataaaacaatcgaccattagatataaaaaaagaacaaacaacgatttatgtatgtatatatgtaacgTTGTTCTAATGAaatagtgaatttatataagttatttgcaaattttatagacatattttaaatgatttaatttttaatcacatTAAACGATTCATTATAGTTTAGATAAGTTAATTTACAAGTCGGTACCTGCTGACAAATACTGCCATACTAGTTGTTTAATGATTTGTATAACTTGTATATTTTGtacgtatatattatttatacagacTGCCGAGCGATCTTCGGTTCGTCTTATGTGTGCGCAGCCAACACACTGTTGGccagatttatttaaacagagaCTAGAGGAGGAACAATGTACCACGAATACACAGTGTATACATATTTTgccaacttttaaaatatttgtataaagacTTTTATAAAACTAAGATTTTGTATAAACGCTTAACTTTTAGcttttttctagtatttttagtatttctaGATGTAAGTATCAGGTTTTTATGATCTATGTACCTGTTCGATTTGGAGTACGATCGAGGAGAAAACTAACACTAAACTACGGTCACCTCTACTGTACCGAACAGAACCGTATGTGACACACAACGCACCTTACCATAATATATAACATCTCATGATTGttgattaattatatatatgaagtAATTACGGAATTTAATGTTTCTCAATTATGTGATCTCACtcattctttgttttttttttacttaatttattttaaaaaatgtggaATTCGATAAAAATAACGGCATATTAAGTTATGAACCACAAATATTGCCACTCACTGTCTTGTCCAAATGACACATAATTTCAACACCATCATGGTGCCTGGAACCTGATCTGTCATCATAAATTGGCgctaataattaaaagatacgagctaataattaattatattttttttttgaagaaacACAGCAGAAACCTGTACATTGACTTGACCTATATCATATACACAGGTGCCTTTATCAGGGGGGTGCAACttccctacattggcacatgaaaaaaatttgcattgaaagtgctgccacctattctactaggtacgctgcaacttcaccacgatggcgataatttaacatacatgatagatggatagatggagctagtgatagcaaaaaactcacttaacttacttattaaagacTTGACTATCGTGTTGTAATCATTGAATGACTCTCTTTATTTAAAGGTGACTGCTGAACttaataaacgaataataatttccatccacacaaaacaaacatcaataatcaatatgcattcaatacggtctacaacaatagtaaaaagtaaaaactgtaaacataattagcgccatctagcgacggtacgctaagagcgtaaaaataacgcagcgccatctcttggcctgggtacactgattttacaaaataaaacatgagttgcacatctatctctagtatatagtgtattatctatggccTATATCAAGCCGCGCGTCGCGTTAGCGTCACCAAATAaaagaacacataatattagaaCAAGGCGTCACGCACCACTCGTCAAGGTCAAAATGGGGGCGCTaagttttattctattataaactataaatattaaaataatcacaCCTATGGAAATATTATATGTGAATGTAATTgttctatttaataaattaagacttataacaaattattagttcGATTTGCGATTACCACGCGTCCATTTTTaaggtttattataattttaatatatttataatcaattGATATTTGTGAGCACCTACTTACACTCATGAgtactaaaacaataattagtGTGGAGTATTTTgcatctataatatttttaaagtatgttGCAATACATCGATTTATCTACTTCTCAATGATAGGTTAGTATTATGGCGcctaattttcatattttcacTTAATTCTAGGTATATTGTAACATATAAGCatttaattatacttttattgtgatgatttatatttcttaaaattaagtatataataatctGATTTCCAAATGACtcttgattatttaatagctagTAGGTAGGCTACAAATCCTGTCTTCTTCACAAATAGTTaggcatatattattatacaatattaattaaaaaataacagttCCAATAGTAAGGTCATTTCGGCGTAGACCATCAATCGGTGAAGACCGCCTAGTAAGAAATACAACGAATTTTTAATAGCTAGATACATACATGGCAGCAAAATGTACgaaaacataaaactattcttGCAACAATAAATTGACATTGATGGCGTTATATAAGGCACATATAGTCGAGTCAGTAAGGATTTTTGCCCTACAAAAATGAAATTCATTAAGGCTGGCGACTTTGTCATTTTTAATGGAGTAAGCCCGTTGCTGCCAACTTTCCAACCCCAGACTTCCGGATTTTTTTGGATTCCGTACTATTTCTGAACCTAGTGATATGTCCTATACGCATGACGTCGTGCAGTATCCTCCGTTGGGGTAAAGTTGCAAGATTGGGTTTGCTTTTTATTGTTGCTTTCACGAAACGTTGGTAGCGAACTTCTTCCAAGGCTTCCTTTTCCATGTTGCCACCATACAAAGCATTGAGAAAACATGCTCCAGCATCTGCGATGTGTTCTTTTTGAGCATCTTTATCTCTGAAGATACTAATAATGTCATAGAGTCTTGAATTTTTCTGTATAAGCGAACAAAATTTCGTTTTTCCTTGGTTGAAGAGGGTCGTGTCGTGTCGCATCATGTAGAAACAAGATGTTTTCAGCTGCTTCTTCATGTTTCAAACTATTCCCAGAATACAGTCTTTCAGCAGTGTTTCCCTTCCCAGGTTTGCgagcgtatatttttttttgggatgGCGCTAATGCTGTCAGAAAAACTAGAAGATCAACGTTTTCACCAATGACGAAAACAGCATCGAAAGTTGAGCAGTGGGAAATTGCTGTTTTGATAATCAAAAGATATATGCATCTTCCTCGGCCTAATTAACTGTAATAGCAGCttgttcaattttttttgttagcaACGAATTCAAACgggctttatttattttattgcctAAAAATGGTTCTTGCGAAACTTGAGCTGACATTGTTTCATCGAAAAGAACATCCGCAGATATCTGATTCTTCGATCGACGACATCTTTCTGCACTCTTGCTACTTTTAAAATTTGACATAATGTCCATTTTCGCATAAACTGTCTATCAATAGAAAATTTTCCCATCATACGGCCAAATCCGACGTGATAGTTAAAATCAGTCAATTTCGccgatttttttaaactagttttttttacaaaccgCTTACGTTAAGGTAAACTtgtacgatttttttttcaatagtaGACTAAAAATTTGATcacctaatataataaaactgatCTAAAATATTATAGAAGTGGCCTAGTTTGATCAttgaatgaaaattttaatgaagtATGCCGGTCTCCGACGAACTGGCCTTACCTTATTCTACCTATTTAAACAGTGAAAGACGTCGtaacttgttatttttttaaatcacacaATTAATGAACAACTTGTAACCTAAGTCAGTTATAGTTAGGTACCTATTGTTGATTGCAATACAATCTTTTgataattttcttaaatgatGGCGTCACTGTTGGTCGCGAGTTGACCTTCAAAAACTTTTCATTATAATGAGAAGTAACAATTTGTGAAACTAACATAATATGtcgatgatttaaaaaaaaatataagtatttactTACTTACCAGAAACAATTTAATgtcttattttaaatactagTGTTGAAACGATAGACTGATTTATTttgtgtgtttatttatttatacctataCCTACTTTAACCGTATTTTGTAGACTCTGGagtatttgttatattatgtttattagaAGAGTTGTTCCAtactttacttaattaatatgttatacaAGTTATTCCTAATAGAAACAAATTTTAGATTACGAACTTGAACAGATATCAAATaatgtgttatgtttttttaaagtgataaccctcacttctaggattaatacacaaataaaattttaaaaacaaaattttatgaacgatgcgaaccttggacggttagctcagttggttagagcaccggcacggaacgccggaggtcgtgggttcgaatcccgcatcgttcataaaattttgtttttcaaattttatttgcgatatcaaataattaatgatcacaatattttCGTGTACAAAATCATTCAATTAGTTATTGTTAACAACACAGTCATACATTTGACACGCGATTCTAATCGATATGAACATACAACTAATGATCAAATATAACACTACCTGTGTTGGACGCTAAGAGGTGACATGACATAGTACATCGTGATACAAGGGGAGAAAGTAAATGATTGCAAACGAAACGTCATCAACAAACCTGAGCCAAAAGCGAGGGTTTTTAATAACACGAGTTTGCAATAACCTACACACCCGAGTATCACACGACGTTTTTCGATACAGTTGTGGGAAATAGTAAAAAACcagtgaaatatttaaatatatacatgtttatttcaACATGCTTTAAGAAAATGTCTTGTGGCTCTTTTTTTACAActggacttttttttataacgaaACTATTCAATGGATTCTCTCGCGTATACAGCCCATAagattttttacaaatattgatgtgaaaataattaaattataactggTAATTAAATATGCTAAAAaaccatttaaaataatttt
Above is a genomic segment from Leptidea sinapis chromosome 35, ilLepSina1.1, whole genome shotgun sequence containing:
- the LOC126975392 gene encoding uncharacterized protein LOC126975392 → MELKHIDKSIHSSASKISAGSVDGGLVSSSLTLGRAGLPPAEYEPARPPPPPAASLDRRYAPAYVAMTGVGVGIGMSAGCTSTCERRRHMPDQSAGALSPQSSLGSLHPAHLHLPAHPPPAPCGSGSCPLGSACSASVPVSHMGTLTSLSNMAGLSSLCGGGANMAPGSGSDVYATALSARERGHYVAYEPLGHYTHRDSVSSEAGAGGAATSGSGSLPRGGAGARGAALHSFTLDNSSEHSTPSHSKAGSARDTSPYKKSASSSPGHAHNRLQLGGSVAHCSSELEPLTPSRSTERLHRDMQNLEGLMKDLSAITQQQFHC